The Candidatus Atribacteria bacterium ADurb.Bin276 DNA window GTTGTGTAATCCTTGATTTGGTGGTAGGTTTAGGGATTGCTCTCCTATTGAGTCAGGACGTTAAGGGGAAAATGGTCTTTCGAACTATTATTCTGGTTATTCCCTGGGCCACTCCAGATATTGTTGCTGCTGTGGCCTGGAAATGGATGTATAACGATATGTATGGAGTGTTGAATGACATTTTAGTAAAGCTGGGTATTATCAAAGACTATCTTCCCTGGTTAGCGGTACCAACCTTAGCCAAAGCAGCAGTAATCATTGCCAACCTCTGGAAAGGCTTTGCCATTTCGGCCATGTTTTATCTCGCAGCGCTGCAAACTGTTCCTCGAGATCTATACGAAGCAGCAGCAATGGATGGAGCGAACCTATGGCAACGATTTAGTAAAATTACCATTCCGGTCATTCGACCATTTATCCTGACAACGGTTATGCTCACCATCATTTGGACCATTAATTATTTTCCACTTATCTTCGTCATGACCGGTGGTGGTCCGGCCAATGCCACTGATAC harbors:
- the ycjO_9 gene encoding Inner membrane ABC transporter permease protein YcjO — protein: MSSIIGNKHILKDKTGFRSDLIKNSFAYRSIIPYVVFMLILVVYPVVQNVVVSFQVEDGWSFSNYREVLSDPLFSVVTLNTIIWTISCVILDLVVGLGIALLLSQDVKGKMVFRTIILVIPWATPDIVAAVAWKWMYNDMYGVLNDILVKLGIIKDYLPWLAVPTLAKAAVIIANLWKGFAISAMFYLAALQTVPRDLYEAAAMDGANLWQRFSKITIPVIRPFILTTVMLTIIWTINYFPLIFVMTGGGPANATDTFVTHAYRMAFRFLDFSHSTAVSNINFIIVFIIAIIYTLSLIRKEG